The window GAAACATTTTATGCTTCACAATGTATTAAATGACAGTATTTTTACAGGGGGTAATTTCAAAAAAAGCTGAAACAGAAAATCATATATATTTTCACGCCGCATCCATTTCAAGAAAATTTGAATTGTCATTGCAGATTTTCTGATTTGCCAAAAACGAACAAAACAGTAAATTACAAGATGAAGGGTTAAACAATGATTGAACTTTTGACAGGCTCGCTGATAACAGGTTTTGATACCCTTATCAGTTATCTCTCCGAACACGTCCTGACCTGCCTTATACCGGCCTTTTTCATTGCAGGAGCAATATCCGCATTCGTCAAAAAAGAGGCCATACTGAAATACTTCAGCCCCGACGCAAAAAAAAGCGTTGCATACGGCCTTGCGTCTGTATCCGGGGCTGTCCTTGCCGTATGCTCGTGCACTATACTGCCGATGTTTGCAGGTCTTTTCAAACGCGGAAGTGGTATAGGCCCTGCAACGACTTTCCTTTACGCAGGACCGGCGATAAACATTCTTGCAATTGTTTATACCGCAAAAGTCCTCGGATTCGATATCGGCCTTGCAAGAGCGGTTTTTGCAATCGTCATGGCAATCGTTATCGGGCTTATAATGGCGCTTCTGTTCAGGTCGCATGACAGCGAGACAAAGAAAAAAATGGCCGCAATGCCTCAGGCACCTGCAAAAAAAACGCAGGACAGGCCGAAATGGGTTACACCTCTCTTCTTTGCCCTTCTCGTAGGAATACTGATTGCAGGAACTGCACAGGCGGACTGGATCATTAAATTTCCGGTGATATACTTCCTGACACTTGCAAC of the Methanomicrobium sp. W14 genome contains:
- a CDS encoding permease translates to MIELLTGSLITGFDTLISYLSEHVLTCLIPAFFIAGAISAFVKKEAILKYFSPDAKKSVAYGLASVSGAVLAVCSCTILPMFAGLFKRGSGIGPATTFLYAGPAINILAIVYTAKVLGFDIGLARAVFAIVMAIVIGLIMALLFRSHDSETKKKMAAMPQAPAKKTQDRPKWVTPLFFALLVGILIAGTAQADWIIKFPVIYFLTLATAFVLIYYFERDEVTEWGLETWDLTKKIFPILIVGTFALGMISFFLPPETFSPFFGSDTFGSALLASFVGTILYMPTLLEVPLIGTTFGYSSGIMAGGPALALLLSGPSVSLPSLLVISKVMGAKKTLVYAGLVIAFSAAGGYLYGIIIG